One segment of Choloepus didactylus isolate mChoDid1 chromosome 15, mChoDid1.pri, whole genome shotgun sequence DNA contains the following:
- the EDRF1 gene encoding erythroid differentiation-related factor 1 isoform X3 has translation MGDPKEAGAEASPAGAAIRGGLSLLPQGESEESSAQGSALFLGGSEVKSRAVVKYSSAPPRTAFARLEEKTDLKLPPANWLRESAKLGPAGTTILGNSKKSKPFSSFGMAYDFIDSVGNDVDVVSDSENIKKLLKIPYSKSHVSMAVHRIGRTLLLDELDIQELFMRSSQTGDWTWLKEFYQRLIDQKWQRKKKSKEHWYQKAILSKFLYYSINGDGAAQPVPSATEQQDLPSADQTSESEGASWPAPFEMPSSVSEDPGASTQGSEHLESSYIVGHVASAPKEQNLTPLFNDGENSQGLKNDFVRNILWTFEDIHMLVGSNMPIFGGGRYPAVSLRLRDNNKPINVLTGIDYWLDNLICNVPELVMCFHVNGIVQKYEMIKTEEIPNLENSNFSTKVIKDIAQNILSFLKSNCTKEGHTYWLFKASGSDIVKLYDLTTLCEETEDKYQNPFTMPVAILLYKVACNMMMKKNQNKKYYGTIRTLLLNCVKLLDRSRHPQSIGCSVQVFSARILYLRRLLRI, from the exons ATGGGGGACCCCAAGGAGGCTGGAGCTGAGGCTTCGCCGGCCGGGGCCGCTATTCGGGGAGGGCTTAGCCTCCTGCCCCAGGGAGAGTCCGAGGAATCTTCTGCCCAG GGGTCAGCTTTATTTCTTGGAGGCAGTGAAGTGAAGAGCCGAGCTGTGGTGAAGTACTCTTCTGCCCCTCCTCGGACAGCATTTGCCCGCCTGGAAGAGAAAACAGACTTGAAACTCCCACCTGCCAACTGGCTACGGGAAAGCGCCAAACTAGGGCCAGCGGGAACTACCATTCTTGGCAATAGTAAGAAAAGCAAGCCATTTTCAAG ttTTGGTATGGCATATGACTTTATTGATTCTGTGGGAAATGATGTGGATGTTGTCTCTGATTCTGAA aacataAAAAAGCTCCTGAAGATTCCCTACAGCAAGTCCCATGTAAGCATGGCAGTACATCGCATAGGAAGGACTCTCTTATTAGATGAGTTAGATATTCAAGAACTCTTTATGAGGTCATCTCAG ACTGGGGATTGGACATGGTTGAAAGAGTTCTATCAAAGACTTATTGATCAGAAGTggcagaggaagaagaagagcaaGGAGCACTGGTATCAGAAGGCTATTCTTTCCAAGTTTTTATATTACAG TATCAATGGTGATGGAGCTGCCCAGCCCGTCCCATCTGCCACAGAACAGCAGGACTTGCCTAGTGCAGATCAGACCAGTGAGTCAGAAGGGGCTTCATGGCCTGCCCCTTTTGAAATGCCTTCTTCAGTTTCTGAAGATCCTGGTGCTTCTACTCAG GGAAGTGAGCATCTTGAGTCCTCATACATAGTGGGGCATGTGGCCTCAGCACCCAAAGAACAAAACCTGACTCCTTTATTCAATGACGGGGAGAACAGTCAG GGTCTTAAAAATGATTTTGTCCGGAATATTTTATGGACGTTTGAAGATATTCATATGTTGGTTGGCTCCAATATGCCTATATTTGGAGGTGGCAGATATCCAGCAGTCAGCTTACGTCTCAG GGATAACAACAAACCAATTAATGTGCTAACTGGAATTGACTACTGGTTGGACAACTTGATATGCAATGTACCAGAGCTTGTGATGTGTTtccatgtaaatggaattgtgcAG AAGTATGAAATGATAAAAACAGAAGAGATTCCCAATTTGGAAAACTCTAATTTTTCTACTAAAGTCATAAAAGATATTGCACagaatattttatcatttctgaAATCTAATTGTACCAAAGAAGGACATACTTACTGGCTGTTTAAAG cAAGTGGCAGTGATATAGTGAAGCTCTATGATCTCACTACTCTttgtgaagaaactgaagataaATATCAAAATCCATTCACCATGCCAGTGGCAATTCTCTTATATAA ggtcgCTTGCAACATGATgatgaagaaaaatcaaaataagaaataCTATGGGACTATTAGAACATTGCTCCTTAATTGTGTTAAATTGTTGGACAGAAGCAGGCATCCTCAG TCCATAGGCTGTAGTGTGCAAGTATTTTCAGCGAGGATACTGTATTTACGGAGACTGCTGCGGATATGA